In the genome of Cryptomeria japonica chromosome 8, Sugi_1.0, whole genome shotgun sequence, one region contains:
- the LOC131029861 gene encoding receptor-like protein 18 isoform X1 encodes MANLLVFTIITLFLLRFCCGCIEREAHALLLFKAGVNDSAGVLSSWEKGRDCCLWYGISCDNATHHVVAVNVTGFSLSTEMEGIISGSLCTLTFVATLNLSGMGLTGTIPPCFTNLSLLAQLDLFYNRLSGDIPPFSNSSPLTYLDLSSNLLTGSIPPCFTNLSLLAQLDLSDNRLSGNIPPTLSNLSSLTSLHLSYNELTGSIPSSLSHLYSLTNLRLAYNQLTGSIPSSLSNLSSLAVLILCRNQLIGSIPSSLSNLSSLTKLYLCDNQLTGSIPSSLSKLSLLTSLDLSNNQLTGSILSSLSNLSSLRFLHLWENQLTGSIPSSLASLSSLMNLALSSNQLTGSIPSSLSYLSSLTYLDLAANHLTGCIPDSLGNLSLLEVMLLSDNQLNGTLPPSFSRLSSLTYLGADGNSFSQDISSSTLPSTLEFLELSLNNHQIISELFFHNLSKLSDLSLSNCALNNSPTWIPSFQLTRLLLTSCKVVDGQIPSWISTQFSLEELQIADSNLVGEIPSWLQDMRLRYINLTRNHLHGDLLLNTSAWKAIEVVDMSNNALFGQIPPIWPPHIQFLLLNDNWLTGNIPPSMQVNSSLQVLNLENNHLNGKIPSSIANFSSLQILNLGNNNFGGMIPSEFGQLSQLQSLVLKDNQLSGAFPPSISNCTKLLFLDIGQNLLKGQIPNSIGNLLHLQVLAARKNNFEGNIPTEIGQLKHLQILDLSSNHLSGSIPHNIFNLQAMLIESKEGFIRVQKYPFLSKSYASFETGITIMYEDGLNMNSKGRDEHYPYIFSTMAAIDLSNNQLSGNIPSELGKLKGLMFLNLSMNNLNGTIPNSIVQISQLESLDLSTNHFSGQIPWELGSLSYLQVLNLSNNNLSDRIPQGGHMATFANSSYEGNPSLWGCPLRRNCSWPDFAPTPPSIYALANEEEQIEESLWYWIGVGLAYGVGFGAVVLSIVLRKKWGEKYFHGVDMVLKYFFPWLHNLKI; translated from the coding sequence ATGGCCAACCTACTTGTGTTTACTATTATCACGCTGTTTCTTCTCCGCTTCTGCTGCGGATGTATTGAGAGAGAAGCCCATGCTCTTCTGCTCTTCAAAGCCGGCGTAAATGACTCTGCAGGTGTACTGAGTTCGTGGGAGAAAGGAAGAGATTGCTGCCTCTGGTACGGCATATCCTGTGACAACGCCACTCATCATGTAGTTGCTGTTAATGTTACAGGATTCTCTCTCTCAACTGAAATGGAGGGCATCATATCTGGGAGCTTGTGCACCCTCACTTTTGTTGCAACCTTAAACCTATCTGGAATGGGATTGACAGGTACTATTCCTCCCTGCTTCACAAATCTCTCTCTTCTTGCACAACTAGATTTATTTTATAATAGATTGAGTGGGGATATTCCTCCTTTCTCTAATTCTTCTCCTTTAACCTACCTAGATCTTTCTTCGAATCTCCTCACAGGTAGCATACCTCCCTGCTTCACAAATCTCTCTCTTCTTGCACAACTAGATTTATCTGATAATAGATTGAGTGGGAATATTCCTCCTACCCTGtctaatctctcttctctaacTAGCCTACATCTTTCTTATAACGAACTCACAGGCAgcattccctcctctctctctcatctctattCTTTAACTAACCTACGGCTTGCTTATAATCAACTCACAGGAAgcattccctcctctctctctaatctctcatCTCTGGCTGTGCTAATTCTCTGCAGAAATCAACTCATAGGAAGCATTCCCTCCTCTCTCTCCAATCTCTCTTCTCTAACTAAACTATATCTTTGTGATAATCAACTCACAGGAAgcattccctcctctctctctaagCTCTCTCTTCTAACTAGTCTAGATCTTTCTAATAATCAACTCACAGGAAGCATTTTGTCatctctctctaatctctcttctctaaGATTCCTACATCTCTGGGAGAATCAACTCACAGGAAGCATTCCCTCATCTCTTGCTAGTCTCTCTTCTCTAATGAACCTAGCTCTCTCTTCTAATCAACTCACAGGAAGCATTCCTTCCTCTCTCTCTTATCTCTCTTCTCTAACTTATCTAGATCTTGCTGCGAATCACTTGACTGGTTGTATCCCAGATTCCTTGGGCAATCTCTCTTTACTGGAGGTGATGTTACTTTCAGACAACCAACTGAATGGAACTCTTCCCCCCTCCTTTTCAAGGCTCTCCTCCCTTACTTACCTTGGAGCTGATGGGAATTCATTCAGCCAGGATATTTCTTCCTCAACACTACCCTCCACGCTTGAGTTTCTTGAGCTCTCACTAAACAACCATCAGATAATTTCAGAGCTTTTCTTTCATAACCTTAGCAAATTATCAGATTTGTCCTTATCCAATTGTGCACTTAACAACAGCCCCACATGGATTCCCTCATTTCAGTTAACACGGTTGCTTTTGACATCATGCAAGGTGGTGGATGGTCAAATCCCCTCATGGATTTCAACTCAATTCTCACTTGAAGAGTTGCAAATAGCTGACAGCAATCTTGTTGGAGAAATTCCCTCTTGGTTACAGGATATGAGACTACGCTACATCAATCTCACAAGAAATCATCTGCATGGTGATCTTTTGCTCAATACTTCAGCTTGGAAGGCAATAGAGGTTGTAGACATGTCTAACAATGCATTGTTTGGACAGATACCACCAATTTGGCCACCTCATATACAATTTTTGTTGCTCAATGATAATTGGCTAACGGGAAATATTCCCCCAAGCATGCAGGTTAACTCTTCATTGCAAGTGTTAAACTTAGAAAATAATCATTTGAATGGAAAAATCCCTTCAAGCATAGCCAACTTTTCCtcacttcaaattttgaatttggggAATAATAATTTTGGGGGTATGATACCATCTGAGTTTGGTCAGCTAAGTCAACTACAATCACTAGTGCTAAAGGATAACCAGTTGAGCGGGGCATTCCCTCCTTCAATATCAAATTGCACAAAATTACTTTTTCTAGATATCGGGCAAAACCTATTGAAAGGCCAAATTCCAAATTCAATAGGAAACCTTTTACATTTGCAAGTGTTAGCGGCCAGAAAAAATAATTTTGAAGGTAACATTCCTACAGAAATTGGGCAGCTGAAACACCTCCAAATCTTGGACCTTTCTTCAAATCATCTATCTGGGTCTATaccacacaatattttcaatttgcaAGCAATGTTGATAGAATCAAAAGAGGGATTTATCAGGGTTCAAAAGTATCCATTTCTTAGTAAAAGTTATGCAAGTTTTGAAACAGGGATAACAATCATGTATGAGGATGGATTAAATATGAATTCTAAAGGCAGAGATGAGCACTATCCATATATTTTTTCCACCATGGCAGCCATTGATCTCTCCAACAATCAATTGAGTGGTAATATTCCTTCTGAATTAGGAAAGTTGAAAGGCCTAATGTTTCTCAACCTATCCATGAATAATCTCAATGGAACAATTCCAAATAGTATTGTGCAAattagtcaactagaatcattagACCTTTCTACAAATCATTTTTCTGGACAAATTCCATGGGAGCTTGGATCTTTGAGCTACTTGCAAGTCCTAAACTTATCAAATAACAACCTTTCAGATAGAATACCACAAGGAGGACACATGGCAACATTCGCAAATTCTTCATATGAAGGAAATCCAAGTTTATGGGGATGTCCACTTCGAAGGAATTGCTCTTGGCCAGATTTTGCTCCTACTCCTCCTTCCATTTATGCACTTGCCAATGAAGAAGAACAAATTGAGGAAAGTTTGTGGTATTGGATTGGAGTGGGACTAGCATATGGTGTTGGTTTTGGAGCTGTGGTGCTATCTATTGTACTAAGAAAGAAGTGGGGAGAAAAATACTTTCATGGTGTTGATATGGTGTTGAAATATTTTTTTCCATGGCTCCACAATTTGAAAATATGA
- the LOC131029861 gene encoding receptor-like protein EIX2 isoform X4: MANLLVFTIITLFLLRFCCGCIEREAHALLLFKAGVNDSAGVLSSWEKGRDCCLWYGISCDNATHHVVAVNVTGFSLSTEMEGIISGSLCTLTFVATLNLSGMGLTGGGWSNPLMDFNSILT, translated from the exons ATGGCCAACCTACTTGTGTTTACTATTATCACGCTGTTTCTTCTCCGCTTCTGCTGCGGATGTATTGAGAGAGAAGCCCATGCTCTTCTGCTCTTCAAAGCCGGCGTAAATGACTCTGCAGGTGTACTGAGTTCGTGGGAGAAAGGAAGAGATTGCTGCCTCTGGTACGGCATATCCTGTGACAACGCCACTCATCATGTAGTTGCTGTTAATGTTACAGGATTCTCTCTCTCAACTGAAATGGAGGGCATCATATCTGGGAGCTTGTGCACCCTCACTTTTGTTGCAACCTTAAACCTATCTGGAATGGGATTGACAG GTGGTGGATGGTCAAATCCCCTCATGGATTTCAACTCAATTCTCACTTGA
- the LOC131029861 gene encoding receptor-like protein 9DC1 isoform X3 — MANLLVFTIITLFLLRFCCGCIEREAHALLLFKAGVNDSAGVLSSWEKGRDCCLWYGISCDNATHHVVAVNVTGFSLSTEMEGIISGSLCTLTFVATLNLSGMGLTDRIPQGGHMATFANSSYEGNPSLWGCPLRRNCSWPDFAPTPPSIYALANEEEQIEESLWYWIGVGLAYGVGFGAVVLSIVLRKKWGEKYFHGVDMVLKYFFPWLHNLKI; from the exons ATGGCCAACCTACTTGTGTTTACTATTATCACGCTGTTTCTTCTCCGCTTCTGCTGCGGATGTATTGAGAGAGAAGCCCATGCTCTTCTGCTCTTCAAAGCCGGCGTAAATGACTCTGCAGGTGTACTGAGTTCGTGGGAGAAAGGAAGAGATTGCTGCCTCTGGTACGGCATATCCTGTGACAACGCCACTCATCATGTAGTTGCTGTTAATGTTACAGGATTCTCTCTCTCAACTGAAATGGAGGGCATCATATCTGGGAGCTTGTGCACCCTCACTTTTGTTGCAACCTTAAACCTATCTGGAATGGGATTGACAG ATAGAATACCACAAGGAGGACACATGGCAACATTCGCAAATTCTTCATATGAAGGAAATCCAAGTTTATGGGGATGTCCACTTCGAAGGAATTGCTCTTGGCCAGATTTTGCTCCTACTCCTCCTTCCATTTATGCACTTGCCAATGAAGAAGAACAAATTGAGGAAAGTTTGTGGTATTGGATTGGAGTGGGACTAGCATATGGTGTTGGTTTTGGAGCTGTGGTGCTATCTATTGTACTAAGAAAGAAGTGGGGAGAAAAATACTTTCATGGTGTTGATATGGTGTTGAAATATTTTTTTCCATGGCTCCACAATTTGAAAATATGA
- the LOC131029861 gene encoding receptor-like protein EIX1 isoform X2, whose amino-acid sequence MRLRYINLTRNHLHGDLLLNTSAWKAIEVVDMSNNALFGQIPPIWPPHIQFLLLNDNWLTGNIPPSMQVNSSLQVLNLENNHLNGKIPSSIANFSSLQILNLGNNNFGGMIPSEFGQLSQLQSLVLKDNQLSGAFPPSISNCTKLLFLDIGQNLLKGQIPNSIGNLLHLQVLAARKNNFEGNIPTEIGQLKHLQILDLSSNHLSGSIPHNIFNLQAMLIESKEGFIRVQKYPFLSKSYASFETGITIMYEDGLNMNSKGRDEHYPYIFSTMAAIDLSNNQLSGNIPSELGKLKGLMFLNLSMNNLNGTIPNSIVQISQLESLDLSTNHFSGQIPWELGSLSYLQVLNLSNNNLSDRIPQGGHMATFANSSYEGNPSLWGCPLRRNCSWPDFAPTPPSIYALANEEEQIEESLWYWIGVGLAYGVGFGAVVLSIVLRKKWGEKYFHGVDMVLKYFFPWLHNLKI is encoded by the coding sequence ATGAGACTACGCTACATCAATCTCACAAGAAATCATCTGCATGGTGATCTTTTGCTCAATACTTCAGCTTGGAAGGCAATAGAGGTTGTAGACATGTCTAACAATGCATTGTTTGGACAGATACCACCAATTTGGCCACCTCATATACAATTTTTGTTGCTCAATGATAATTGGCTAACGGGAAATATTCCCCCAAGCATGCAGGTTAACTCTTCATTGCAAGTGTTAAACTTAGAAAATAATCATTTGAATGGAAAAATCCCTTCAAGCATAGCCAACTTTTCCtcacttcaaattttgaatttggggAATAATAATTTTGGGGGTATGATACCATCTGAGTTTGGTCAGCTAAGTCAACTACAATCACTAGTGCTAAAGGATAACCAGTTGAGCGGGGCATTCCCTCCTTCAATATCAAATTGCACAAAATTACTTTTTCTAGATATCGGGCAAAACCTATTGAAAGGCCAAATTCCAAATTCAATAGGAAACCTTTTACATTTGCAAGTGTTAGCGGCCAGAAAAAATAATTTTGAAGGTAACATTCCTACAGAAATTGGGCAGCTGAAACACCTCCAAATCTTGGACCTTTCTTCAAATCATCTATCTGGGTCTATaccacacaatattttcaatttgcaAGCAATGTTGATAGAATCAAAAGAGGGATTTATCAGGGTTCAAAAGTATCCATTTCTTAGTAAAAGTTATGCAAGTTTTGAAACAGGGATAACAATCATGTATGAGGATGGATTAAATATGAATTCTAAAGGCAGAGATGAGCACTATCCATATATTTTTTCCACCATGGCAGCCATTGATCTCTCCAACAATCAATTGAGTGGTAATATTCCTTCTGAATTAGGAAAGTTGAAAGGCCTAATGTTTCTCAACCTATCCATGAATAATCTCAATGGAACAATTCCAAATAGTATTGTGCAAattagtcaactagaatcattagACCTTTCTACAAATCATTTTTCTGGACAAATTCCATGGGAGCTTGGATCTTTGAGCTACTTGCAAGTCCTAAACTTATCAAATAACAACCTTTCAGATAGAATACCACAAGGAGGACACATGGCAACATTCGCAAATTCTTCATATGAAGGAAATCCAAGTTTATGGGGATGTCCACTTCGAAGGAATTGCTCTTGGCCAGATTTTGCTCCTACTCCTCCTTCCATTTATGCACTTGCCAATGAAGAAGAACAAATTGAGGAAAGTTTGTGGTATTGGATTGGAGTGGGACTAGCATATGGTGTTGGTTTTGGAGCTGTGGTGCTATCTATTGTACTAAGAAAGAAGTGGGGAGAAAAATACTTTCATGGTGTTGATATGGTGTTGAAATATTTTTTTCCATGGCTCCACAATTTGAAAATATGA